The Candidatus Margulisiibacteriota bacterium nucleotide sequence AATAATTGCTGATTATGTTGAAAATGATATTTTGCCAATTAAGGAGATCAATGAAATATTGGTCGAAGGAAATTGCTCAGTACAATATCAGAAGGGCAATAACGATAAGTTAACAATTAAAATTGCTGCGGCGCAAGGAATTGAAGGGGCAGATATGTCGGCAGAGCACCCTAATATACGGCAGCTAGTAGAAAGAATGGACAGGGAATTAAAGGACGATGACTATACGGCAGTTCTTCATTCGAGCGCCTCAATATTTGAAACATTGGCAAAAGATGTATTAAACGACGAAGCAATTAATGAGAAATCCTTGGGGTCTTTCTTTGAAAAATATCGTAATGAGTCTAAATTGCCAGGGCCTATTTTGGACCATATATTAGCGATATTTAATCAAAGAAGTACTGAGCCATTGGCTGGGCATGGCAACACTAAGCTTCCTTCTGTTAAAAAAGAACAAGCGATAATTCTTTCTGAAATGACAAAGGCATTTGTCAGGATTGAGCGAGAATTCCAGTTAATAAGTGTAAAAATGGATAAAGAAACAAACAAGAAAGTAAAGGCCGATTAAACAGATTCTCTAGTTGCTGCCACGGCTAGGCCCCACACCAACAAATCTTTTATCACCATATCCCCAACTTTAACCGGATAGGTGAGGCGGGTGCGGGAGATGAGGGCCATTGGCTCCGAATTATTTTGTGTTAATGAGCTTTCGCAGTAATATTCTTTGTTGATCATCGTTTGATTCGTTGATTACTCCTGCCCGCATGGCAAATGTTTGCATTTCTTTTCTTTGTGGATTGTCCAAAGCAGCTAACGTCTTCTTTGCGTACTCGATTGCGTTAGCAGTGTCTTCTTTTAAAAGATATATGGTCATAATTGCGCCATATATTTCGGCGTCGAAGCCGCTGATTTCTTTGCCAGATATGCTGGTTGCGTGAGGTGCTTTAAGCAAAGCTAATAAGGCTTTATCTAGTAATCCTTTTTCCCGATAAGCAATGCCCAAAGAAACATGGGCCATTACTTGATCGGGTTTTAAGGAAATAGCTTCGTTAAAATCAGAGATTGCGAGGTCGAAGTTCCCAGATATTCCATAATTGTTGCCTCTAGAAGTAAGCCATATTGCTTTAGATGTGGCGATCATTTCATCGTCACCTTCAAAGCTTTTATCGATTTCTCTGAACTTATTTTCCTTGTCTACCGTCGGGTTGAAATTGCCGAGAAACATACGCCAAATATTCATAAATAGTCCTCCTTGATATATTAGGTTGAATCGCGAGTAGCTAATAAATCTGTCTCTAGCCCCAACAAATCCTTTATTACCACATCCCCAACCTTAACCGGGTGGGTGAGGCGGGTTTTAGCGATCACGGCCATAGCTTCCATTAGCTTCGCTTTGGGAATAGGCCGACTGGTCCGGACTGGGACCAGTTTCGGCTCAAGCCCCACGGCCAGGACGGTCGTTGTCAGGACGCGCATAGGGTTCTCGATCTCCTGCTGGGCGTAAACCGGGCCTTTATCGCATTTATTACCAGTCACGCTGATGACGTGGCCGCCTTCTTCGTTGACCTCGAGTTGGCAACCAATGGGACATTCTATGCAGGTGATCTTTCTAAACATTCTTTAAATACTCCGCGGCTGCGATGCCGGCTTTTTCACTGTCGCGCGTGACCGAATCGACCAGGTCATAAACTTTAAATGAGTTGCCGCAGACAAATAATCCAGGAATTGCGATCTTCGTCACATCGGTCACTCCGGCCATCTCGATCAGCTCGTTTTCGGGAATTAGGCCGACCGAAACGAGGACGGTATCGCAGGTGAGCTCAAACGTCTCTTTATTCTCGGTGTTTTCAACCGTTACTTTCTCCACCCGGTTTTGCCCATGGATCTTGGCGACCCGGTGCTTGAGATAAAGCGGGATCTGAAAATCCTCGAGACACTGGACGACGTTGCGGACCAGACCGCGTGATTCCGGTTGTATTTCGATCACTGCTTTGACCTTGGCCCCTTCCAGTGTGAAACGGCGGGCCATGATCAGGCCGATATCGCCCGAACCAATAATGACGACCTCTTTCCCCGGCAGCCAACCCTCGATATTGATCATCTTTTGAGCGAGGCCGGCCGGGTAGATGCCGGCGGGGCGGGTACCGGCAACATGGACCATCTCGCGGGTCCGCTCGCGACAGCCGGTCGCCATTATTAACGCTTTAGCCTTGACCTCAACTAATTCTCCCGGCTTGATGTAGGTAATAAGGAATGGAAATGTAGAGGCGACCTTTAGGTCGCCATTTTGTGGCGGTCTAAAGACCGCCGCTACATGGCATAGTTTGACAACAAACGACTTTAAACTGACCTCGATCTCTTTGGCTGGAATGACTTGCTTAATAAAACGATCGGCATATTCTGGCCCGGTTAAATCGGCCTTGAAATGATGCAGACCGAAGCCGGGGTGGATGCACTGGTTGAGAATGCCGCCAAGATACTGATCGCGCTCCAGCAGGAGAATATCTTTAACGCCGGCTTGTTGCGCGGCCAAGGCTGCGGCCATCCCGGCGGGACCACCGCCGACAACTACCAACTCACGCTCGAGCATCTTTGATTACCTCCGAGCCGGGGCCGCGTTTGGATATCGCTTTAGGGTTAAGTTTCAACTCTTCCGCCATGATCTTCATGATCCGGGTGGTGCAGAAGCCGCCGTGACAGCGGCCGGCTTGCGCCCTGGTCCGGAACTTGATCCCGTCGAGCGTCCTCGCTCCGCGCCGGATCGCCTCGCGGATTTCCTGGGCCGAGATCATTTCACAGCGGCAGACGATCTCGCCGTAAGCCTTGTTCTTTTTGATCAGTTCCCTCGTCTTCGCGAACGAGATGGCGAAGAGGTGGATCGTTGCCTGCCGGAAACGGTGGAAAAAGAACTTGCGGCGGAGTTTTAGGCCGTTCATTTTTAATAAGTCCGTTACCATTAAGGCGATCGCCGGGGCGGCGGTCAACCCGGGGGACTGGATGCCGGCGACGGTGATCATTCCCGGGACTTCGGCTTCGTGCCGGATAATAAAGTCGTGGCCAGCAATAGGACGTAGCCCGGCAAAGTAAGCGATGATGTCGTTCTCGTTGAGGGAAGGGACGAGCTGGCGTGTTGCTGTTAAGACTTGTTGCAGACCGGCATCAGAAGTTGTCCGATCTTCCTTATCATCAATATCCTGGGCAGTCGGTCCGATCATCGGGTTACCGTCCGAAGTCTTAATGACCAGGATCCCTTTGGTGGTCGGGGTAGGGAGGGGGAAGATAATATGATTGACGAGGTGCTCGCGCTTTTTATCGAGGAGAAACTCTTCTCCCTTGCGCGGTTTGATCACGATGTCGTTGATCCCGGCCAATTTGGCGATCTCGTCGGCGTAAAGGCCGGCGGCGTTGATGACGTATTTGGCCTCGAAAGTTCGCTCGGAGCCGGAAACCGCGACGTTTAGTCGCTG carries:
- a CDS encoding tetratricopeptide repeat protein; the encoded protein is MNIWRMFLGNFNPTVDKENKFREIDKSFEGDDEMIATSKAIWLTSRGNNYGISGNFDLAISDFNEAISLKPDQVMAHVSLGIAYREKGLLDKALLALLKAPHATSISGKEISGFDAEIYGAIMTIYLLKEDTANAIEYAKKTLAALDNPQRKEMQTFAMRAGVINESNDDQQRILLRKLINTK
- a CDS encoding NAD(P)/FAD-dependent oxidoreductase; translated protein: MQTYDVIILGGGVTGTAIARELSRYHLKIALLEKEAELAFGVSKSNSGIIHPGTQNPPDSLKGKLCVQGNKLTREIAKELGVDFKEVGELIVIFKEADRAKLLEIKKEGETLGVPGLQIVEREWLRKYEPNLNPEALAALYAPTAGIISPYRWVYDLAENAARNGVEFFTLHKVTGISREPGNQRLNVAVSGSERTFEAKYVINAAGLYADEIAKLAGINDIVIKPRKGEEFLLDKKREHLVNHIIFPLPTPTTKGILVIKTSDGNPMIGPTAQDIDDKEDRTTSDAGLQQVLTATRQLVPSLNENDIIAYFAGLRPIAGHDFIIRHEAEVPGMITVAGIQSPGLTAAPAIALMVTDLLKMNGLKLRRKFFFHRFRQATIHLFAISFAKTRELIKKNKAYGEIVCRCEMISAQEIREAIRRGARTLDGIKFRTRAQAGRCHGGFCTTRIMKIMAEELKLNPKAISKRGPGSEVIKDARA
- a CDS encoding FAD/NAD(P)-binding oxidoreductase, with the protein product MLERELVVVGGGPAGMAAALAAQQAGVKDILLLERDQYLGGILNQCIHPGFGLHHFKADLTGPEYADRFIKQVIPAKEIEVSLKSFVVKLCHVAAVFRPPQNGDLKVASTFPFLITYIKPGELVEVKAKALIMATGCRERTREMVHVAGTRPAGIYPAGLAQKMINIEGWLPGKEVVIIGSGDIGLIMARRFTLEGAKVKAVIEIQPESRGLVRNVVQCLEDFQIPLYLKHRVAKIHGQNRVEKVTVENTENKETFELTCDTVLVSVGLIPENELIEMAGVTDVTKIAIPGLFVCGNSFKVYDLVDSVTRDSEKAGIAAAEYLKNV
- a CDS encoding DUF1667 domain-containing protein — protein: MFRKITCIECPIGCQLEVNEEGGHVISVTGNKCDKGPVYAQQEIENPMRVLTTTVLAVGLEPKLVPVRTSRPIPKAKLMEAMAVIAKTRLTHPVKVGDVVIKDLLGLETDLLATRDST